The following are encoded in a window of Magnolia sinica isolate HGM2019 chromosome 11, MsV1, whole genome shotgun sequence genomic DNA:
- the LOC131219259 gene encoding agamous-like MADS-box protein AGL103 isoform X2 — protein MGHNKLPLKVIRCDKHRKSAFSKRIKGLKKKAAELATLCGIDVCMVCCDPNGDLLETWPGSRSEVLPIIERYKKITETGRKGSITDVCSVLEDKIKKLQRDLDRQRAENNKLILYPSQDHRLDGMSEGYLRELVGQLDMKLEKLRERIEMVKSSSDERRLNMQTEQELVKEDCNAPLPLSYCTPMHHLHTSSQDLGFDSDMVQNEQEHVVEEDCDRSYSQ, from the exons ATGGGCCACAACAAACTCCCGCTAAAAGTGATCCGATGCGACAAGCATAGGAAAAGCGCCTTCTCAAAGCGGATCAAGGGGTTGAAGAAGAAGGCAGCAGAGCTCGCCACCTTGTGCGGAATTGATGTGTGCATGGTCTGTTGCGATCCCAATGGTGACCTGCTCGAGACGTGGCCAGGGAGCCGGTCTGAGGTCCTCCCCATCATTGAACGGTACAAGAAGATCACAGAAACTGGAAGGAAAGGGAGCATCACTGATGTTTGCAGCGTGTTAGAGGataaaataaagaagttgcaacGGGACCTTGATAGGCAGCGAGCAGAGAATAATAAGCTCATTCTGTACCCTTCGCAGGATCATCGACTGGATGGGATGTCGGAAGGATATTTGAGGGAGTTAGTAGGCCAGCTTGACATGAAATTGGAGAAGTTGAGAGAGAGAATTGAGATGGTGAAATCTAGTAGTGACGAGAGGAGGTTGAACATGCAAACGGAACAAGAGCTTGTGAAAGAAGATTGCAATGCACCTCTCCCTCTTTCCTATTGTACACCTATGCATCACCTCCACACGAGTTCTCAAGATCTAGGTTTTGATTCTGACATGGTGCAAAATGAACAAGAGCATGTTGTAGAAGAAGATT GCGATCGATCCTACTCACAATGA
- the LOC131219259 gene encoding agamous-like MADS-box protein AGL80 isoform X1 — translation MGHNKLPLKVIRCDKHRKSAFSKRIKGLKKKAAELATLCGIDVCMVCCDPNGDLLETWPGSRSEVLPIIERYKKITETGRKGSITDVCSVLEDKIKKLQRDLDRQRAENNKLILYPSQDHRLDGMSEGYLRELVGQLDMKLEKLRERIEMVKSSSDERRLNMQTEQELVKEDCNAPLPLSYCTPMHHLHTSSQDLGFDSDMVQNEQEHVVEEDCNAPPHLFHLSPFYNLQKNSQNLGFDSDMVQNEQEHVVVDDCGAPLPVSYHTPLYHLHMDSPNIGFNSNMGSEMPMLNGNIMSGNSYDWMIGFQDFETNECGIEILLPTSNELEYAGFPLLGLEPQDSVGLLNIEQMEYENDTSFQIPKSVLGSWNSLASFR, via the coding sequence ATGGGCCACAACAAACTCCCGCTAAAAGTGATCCGATGCGACAAGCATAGGAAAAGCGCCTTCTCAAAGCGGATCAAGGGGTTGAAGAAGAAGGCAGCAGAGCTCGCCACCTTGTGCGGAATTGATGTGTGCATGGTCTGTTGCGATCCCAATGGTGACCTGCTCGAGACGTGGCCAGGGAGCCGGTCTGAGGTCCTCCCCATCATTGAACGGTACAAGAAGATCACAGAAACTGGAAGGAAAGGGAGCATCACTGATGTTTGCAGCGTGTTAGAGGataaaataaagaagttgcaacGGGACCTTGATAGGCAGCGAGCAGAGAATAATAAGCTCATTCTGTACCCTTCGCAGGATCATCGACTGGATGGGATGTCGGAAGGATATTTGAGGGAGTTAGTAGGCCAGCTTGACATGAAATTGGAGAAGTTGAGAGAGAGAATTGAGATGGTGAAATCTAGTAGTGACGAGAGGAGGTTGAACATGCAAACGGAACAAGAGCTTGTGAAAGAAGATTGCAATGCACCTCTCCCTCTTTCCTATTGTACACCTATGCATCACCTCCACACGAGTTCTCAAGATCTAGGTTTTGATTCTGACATGGTGCAAAATGAACAAGAGCATGTTGTAGAAGAAGATTGTAATGCACCTCCCCATCTCTTCCATCTTTCACCTTTTTATAACCTCcaaaaaaattctcaaaatctTGGTTTTGATTCTGACATGGTGCAAAATGAACAAGAGCATGTTGTAGTGGATGATTGCGGTGCACCTCTCCCTGTCTCGTATCATACACCTTTGTATCACCTCCACATGGATTCTCCAAATATTGGTTTTAATTCTAACATGGGTTCAGAAATGCCCATGCTCAATGGCAATATTATGAGTGGAAATTCATATGATTGGATGATTGGTTTTCAAGATTTCGAGACAAATGAGTGTGGAATTGAGATACTTCTCCCAACTTCAAACGAGTTGGAGTACGCAGGATTTCCTCTATTGGGTTTGGAGCCACAAGATTCAGTAGGACTTCTGAATATCGAGCAAATGGAGTATGAAAATGATACAAGTTTTCAAATTCCGAAGAGTGTATTGGGATCATGGAATTCTTTGGCAAGCTTTCGGTGA